A genomic region of Thermodesulfovibrio aggregans contains the following coding sequences:
- a CDS encoding tyrosine-type recombinase/integrase — protein sequence MNPFTENTICHGVIKDKTIIIQKKYYLKVLPEWFKKLRLVDINNKEVEMLQSYFIKQQYSTATCNRYISILKASMTKAYEWELISEKKLKSIRKVKPLKGENKRLRYLNSEEIQRLLDVCDKHLYPIVFIALHTGMRKGEILNLKWDMIDLKNDLILLDKTKNCERREIPINKALKQVLLQLHSQRRLDTDYVFVNPDTGKNYTYIKRSFATACRKAGIKDFHFHDLRHTYASQLVMNGVDLKTVQELLGHKSLTMTLRYAHLSQAHKREAVKVLEKLHYYNFTTFYYSEG from the coding sequence TTGAATCCTTTTACAGAGAACACTATTTGCCATGGTGTTATAAAAGACAAAACTATTATCATACAAAAAAAATACTATCTCAAAGTCTTGCCAGAGTGGTTTAAAAAGTTAAGACTGGTTGATATAAATAATAAAGAAGTTGAAATGTTACAGTCTTATTTTATTAAACAACAATACTCAACTGCTACCTGTAACAGATATATTTCAATTTTAAAAGCTAGTATGACAAAGGCGTACGAATGGGAACTGATAAGCGAGAAAAAATTAAAATCAATCAGAAAAGTAAAACCTCTTAAGGGTGAAAATAAGCGACTCAGATATCTTAACTCTGAAGAAATCCAGAGATTACTTGATGTTTGCGATAAGCACTTATACCCGATTGTTTTTATCGCCCTTCATACAGGCATGAGAAAAGGGGAGATCCTCAACCTCAAATGGGACATGATTGATCTTAAAAACGATCTCATATTGCTCGATAAAACAAAAAACTGCGAAAGAAGAGAAATTCCAATTAATAAAGCACTTAAACAGGTTTTACTACAGTTGCACTCTCAAAGAAGACTTGATACTGACTATGTTTTCGTTAACCCTGATACAGGCAAAAATTACACATACATAAAAAGAAGTTTTGCCACTGCTTGCAGGAAAGCAGGTATCAAGGACTTCCACTTCCACGATCTCAGACACACTTATGCGAGCCAGCTTGTAATGAATGGAGTTGATCTTAAAACAGTGCAGGAACTTTTAGGGCACAAAAGTTTAACCATGACACTCAGATACGCTCATCTATCACAGGCTCATAAGAGAGAGGCAGTTAAGGTACTTGAAAAACTACATTACTACAATTTTACTACATTTTACTACAGTGAGGGATAA
- a CDS encoding helix-turn-helix domain-containing protein, translating to MELLTTDDVARMLKVNKRTIYYWVERKQIPHIKINNKLIRFRPVDIQEFIEKNLVNPDGVDETVDEVVDEILSKINS from the coding sequence ATGGAACTTTTAACAACAGATGATGTTGCGAGAATGCTTAAAGTTAATAAAAGAACTATTTATTACTGGGTTGAAAGGAAACAAATTCCACACATAAAAATTAACAATAAACTCATAAGATTTAGACCAGTTGACATTCAGGAATTTATCGAAAAAAATCTTGTTAATCCTGATGGAGTTGATGAAACCGTTGACGAAGTTGTTGATGAAATCCTTTCAAAAATTAATTCGTAA
- a CDS encoding type II toxin-antitoxin system MqsR family toxin — MATRKKPAPKKKPHYDLCKFKNLFSNPGKRCITNTAFKGAGELGYMDEDEITDVIEKLSNKNFYKSMPSDRFPELWQDVYIFKDDENDIEIYIKIQIFENKAILVQFKEYKKEEI, encoded by the coding sequence ATGGCAACGAGGAAAAAACCTGCACCCAAGAAAAAGCCTCATTATGATCTTTGCAAATTTAAAAATTTATTTTCAAATCCTGGGAAGAGATGTATTACAAATACTGCATTTAAGGGAGCAGGTGAACTGGGTTATATGGACGAAGATGAAATTACAGATGTTATTGAAAAATTATCAAACAAAAATTTTTACAAATCAATGCCTTCAGATAGATTTCCTGAACTATGGCAGGATGTCTACATTTTTAAAGATGATGAAAACGACATTGAAATTTATATAAAAATTCAAATTTTTGAAAATAAAGCAATTTTAGTTCAATTTAAAGAATATAAAAAGGAGGAAATATAA
- a CDS encoding type II toxin-antitoxin system MqsA family antitoxin has product MQEFKKCPFCGKGKLVKKVTEEVFNYKGKTITIPDYVIHECNVCGESIVDRKTLKSAGKKLKEFKRQVEGLLTPEEIRNIRKKFGLSQEKMGEILGGGKKSFARYETGQLCQSRPMDNLLRILDAYPFVIQILIKDKIKQVEKQSRKIKDLELQKSLQSSE; this is encoded by the coding sequence ATGCAAGAGTTTAAAAAATGTCCTTTTTGTGGAAAGGGTAAGTTGGTTAAAAAAGTTACAGAAGAAGTTTTTAATTACAAAGGTAAAACAATCACAATACCTGATTATGTAATTCATGAATGCAATGTATGTGGTGAATCCATTGTTGACAGAAAAACCTTGAAATCAGCGGGCAAGAAATTAAAAGAATTCAAAAGACAGGTTGAAGGATTACTTACACCTGAAGAAATAAGGAATATCAGGAAAAAATTTGGACTTTCTCAGGAGAAAATGGGAGAAATTCTTGGTGGAGGGAAAAAGAGTTTTGCAAGATACGAAACAGGGCAATTGTGTCAGAGCAGACCCATGGATAATCTTTTAAGGATTCTTGATGCTTATCCTTTTGTTATTCAAATTTTGATAAAGGATAAAATTAAGCAGGTTGAAAAACAGAGCCGAAAAATTAAGGATTTAGAATTACAAAAAAGTTTACAAAGTAGTGAGTGA
- a CDS encoding helix-turn-helix domain-containing protein: MELLTTDDVARMLKVNKRTIYYWVERKQIPHIKINNKLIRFRPVDIQEFIEKNLVNPDGVDETVDEVVDEILSKIN, from the coding sequence ATGGAACTTTTAACAACAGATGATGTTGCAAGAATGCTTAAAGTTAATAAAAGAACTATTTATTACTGGGTTGAAAGGAAACAAATTCCACACATAAAAATTAACAATAAACTCATAAGATTTAGACCAGTTGACATTCAGGAATTTATCGAGAAAAATCTTGTTAATCCTGATGGAGTTGATGAAACCGTTGACGAAGTCGTTGATGAAATCCTTTCAAAAATCAATTAG
- a CDS encoding UxaA family hydrolase, whose product MRKVALLINQVDNVVTALTDLSAGDEVSINVSGKDVKIKLLSNIRFGHKFAIADIKKGENVIKYGEVIGRAITDIKKGEHVHVHNIESLRGRGDWQ is encoded by the coding sequence ATGAGAAAAGTAGCTTTATTGATAAATCAGGTTGATAATGTTGTTACGGCTTTAACAGATTTATCTGCTGGCGACGAGGTGTCTATCAATGTTAGTGGTAAGGACGTGAAGATTAAATTGTTGTCAAACATAAGATTCGGACATAAATTTGCTATAGCTGATATAAAAAAAGGTGAGAATGTCATTAAATATGGTGAAGTTATAGGCAGGGCTATTACTGATATCAAAAAAGGAGAACATGTTCATGTTCATAACATTGAAAGTTTAAGAGGCCGCGGAGACTGGCAATAG
- a CDS encoding UxaA family hydrolase — translation MKIRGFIRPDGGVGIRNHLLIIPTVVCASTVAERIASFVEGAISLANQHGCCQIGADLALTENVLIGLGKNPNVGAVLVVSLECGGVSGERMVEEISKTGKPVEYVGIQKAGGSLKAIDNGTRLAQKLAQELLKMEREDADISEIILSVECGGSDTTSGLASNPVAGYVVDKIIELGATGMFSETTEVIGAEHLLAKRAVSKEVAEKLIEMVKKVEEKAKTLGVDIRGGQPTPGNIEGGISTIEEKSLGAIYKGGTKPLQGVLDYGEKPFGKGLYFMDTPGQDIESITGMTAGGSQVVIFTTGRGTPTGSPIAPVIKITGNPETYKLMEDNIDFYCGTIIEGIESIEEAGERLFKLMIEVINGRLTKAEALKHREFGMFKLVSTF, via the coding sequence ATGAAAATCAGAGGATTTATTAGACCTGATGGAGGAGTAGGTATAAGAAATCATTTACTGATAATACCTACGGTTGTTTGCGCCTCAACCGTGGCTGAACGAATAGCATCTTTTGTGGAAGGAGCAATATCACTTGCTAATCAGCATGGTTGTTGTCAGATTGGTGCAGATTTAGCTTTGACTGAAAATGTATTGATAGGATTGGGTAAAAATCCCAATGTAGGAGCAGTGCTGGTTGTTTCTCTTGAATGCGGAGGTGTTTCTGGAGAAAGAATGGTTGAAGAAATTTCAAAAACCGGCAAGCCTGTTGAATACGTAGGAATTCAGAAAGCGGGAGGATCATTAAAAGCTATAGATAATGGAACGAGATTGGCTCAAAAATTAGCTCAGGAGTTGTTAAAAATGGAAAGAGAGGATGCCGATATATCTGAAATAATTTTATCTGTAGAATGCGGTGGCTCTGATACAACCTCAGGATTGGCTTCAAATCCTGTTGCAGGATATGTTGTAGATAAAATTATTGAGCTTGGTGCAACAGGGATGTTTTCTGAAACTACAGAGGTTATAGGAGCTGAACACCTTCTGGCTAAAAGAGCTGTATCTAAAGAAGTAGCTGAAAAATTAATTGAGATGGTTAAAAAAGTTGAAGAAAAAGCCAAGACATTAGGTGTAGACATACGCGGTGGTCAACCTACTCCAGGAAACATAGAAGGAGGAATCAGTACAATAGAGGAAAAATCCTTAGGAGCTATCTATAAAGGTGGAACTAAACCATTACAGGGAGTTCTGGATTACGGAGAAAAACCTTTTGGAAAAGGATTGTACTTCATGGATACGCCAGGCCAGGACATTGAATCTATAACTGGTATGACTGCTGGTGGTTCACAGGTTGTTATTTTTACCACAGGAAGAGGCACACCCACAGGTTCTCCTATTGCTCCTGTTATTAAAATAACTGGTAATCCTGAAACTTATAAATTGATGGAAGACAATATTGATTTTTATTGTGGCACCATAATAGAAGGAATAGAGAGCATAGAAGAAGCAGGAGAAAGATTGTTTAAACTTATGATAGAGGTTATAAATGGGAGATTAACAAAGGCAGAGGCTTTAAAACATAGAGAATTTGGTATGTTTAAGCTGGTTTCTACCTTTTAA
- a CDS encoding DUF2283 domain-containing protein yields MGKINIHYNRESDTLDIWFGNPLDEAICEEAGEGIIFKKDKKGNIIGIEKLYISKTLKVSNSMPVEIVVE; encoded by the coding sequence ATGGGTAAAATAAATATTCACTACAACAGGGAATCAGATACACTTGATATATGGTTCGGTAATCCTCTGGATGAAGCAATATGTGAAGAGGCAGGGGAGGGAATTATTTTCAAAAAGGATAAAAAAGGTAACATTATTGGTATAGAAAAACTCTACATAAGCAAAACATTGAAAGTCAGTAATTCCATGCCTGTTGAAATAGTTGTAGAATGA
- a CDS encoding HTH domain-containing protein, translating to MNILKILNLNEQDKHPTVKELAQICEVSERSIYRYLYILNQVVPIKSNVNIVR from the coding sequence ATCAACATCCTCAAGATACTCAATCTCAATGAACAGGACAAGCATCCCACAGTAAAAGAGCTTGCTCAAATCTGTGAAGTAAGTGAGCGTTCCATCTATCGTTATCTATACATCCTCAATCAAGTCGTTCCCATAAAAAGTAATGTTAACATTGTCAGATAG
- a CDS encoding autotransporter outer membrane beta-barrel domain-containing protein: MRLKSPFLFLVLSFLIFLGFAMNSEASERITGPDSETWEVGVYLDSDETTYTLSSDLSINSDTYTVAGIYVDKDTDTPPTPFESLTIGASLNATFNNTSEDGRAYGIYFNVEDYQMARPLNNLTITSGGDISVTATGGYAEAYGVYAYSIDESFVNNEGGSITVTADAADGDAYAYGVYAENQVDNFENSGNIKAESIATATDGEAYAYAYGVYAENQVGNFENSGNITVTATGGYAEAYGVYAYSIDESFVNNESGSITVTADAADGDAYAYGVYASSIGNFTNNGTIKVSAVGNYLYDEYDYYYYYPGVAGVFVHGDSIEEFVNTGKIEVSGNATSGDAYVDGVFVESGITSFSNESGGTISVRAISNSWASAYGVETWDNIGNFTNSGDITVSATGQYVYNFNEDYPGVAGVFVYGGSIEEFVNTGKIEVSGNATSGNAYVDGVFVENGIGNFRNSGNITASANTTGGNAEAYGVSAGSINDSFVNTEGGSITVTANATDGEAYAYGVWAWNNIGNFTNSGDITVNARGGNAEAYGVYAYSIGNFNNTGHIEVNVNSNYQSATINAAVLKISDSSNANIVNNGTMKVVLNLPSNADTTNVNAAVFWIENSNATISNYGNTWVESNVAGSNLRTLYITNSSQVTLSDKFAITFGAPGVNPDTRPIYVGSNSTLDLNNATLIARMDSRNLKLNVPYYLIQKEESGNVTGQWGGLERGYSNPSILVNWYNATSLGADSAVIFTYQATPQQDLAPIVGSVVANDIGTTSVVGAMLMDASPFFNFFVKGERPVMLASSAFSDAGYASLGGSMAGQKGIFWLMPLYTRIEAKDLGFKGNSYGLAMGLGLKLTQGAGLEVFGGYLKNDLNYTVRVADNLDQDNWFGGFNFIYNPKPYIFRLSGLAYKANNDYSGKTGLNYDLKETASFDSNGYRVEAMGGYVFGQKVKLVPQIGLSYSYHKTDSFWTKVPDNPSLSRKLNADDLDVWKVKGLLSVVGETEAGTGLVRYYLGAKVEQAISDNDVEALVTVADTTTKVKRSIGDTTYGVNVGLNYIYNKRWNFEVSGSADFNSDYSSYTGKAILRYSF, translated from the coding sequence ATGAGACTAAAAAGTCCATTTTTGTTCCTTGTGTTAAGTTTTCTTATTTTTTTAGGTTTTGCGATGAATTCAGAGGCATCCGAGCGAATAACAGGTCCCGACAGTGAAACTTGGGAGGTTGGTGTATATTTAGATTCTGATGAAACTACATATACGCTTTCATCTGACTTGTCCATTAATAGTGACACATATACAGTTGCAGGAATTTATGTAGACAAGGATACAGATACTCCGCCTACTCCTTTTGAGTCACTTACCATTGGTGCTTCCCTTAATGCAACGTTTAACAATACGAGTGAAGATGGTAGGGCTTACGGAATTTATTTTAATGTAGAAGATTATCAGATGGCGAGACCTCTTAATAATTTAACAATTACATCAGGCGGGGATATAAGTGTAACAGCGACAGGTGGATATGCAGAGGCCTATGGAGTGTATGCATACAGTATAGATGAAAGTTTTGTTAACAACGAGGGTGGGTCAATCACCGTTACAGCTGATGCAGCAGATGGAGATGCCTATGCCTATGGAGTGTATGCAGAAAATCAAGTAGATAATTTTGAGAATAGCGGCAATATAAAAGCAGAATCAATAGCAACTGCAACAGATGGGGAGGCCTATGCCTATGCCTATGGAGTGTATGCAGAAAATCAAGTAGGTAATTTTGAGAATAGCGGCAATATAACTGTAACAGCAACAGGTGGATATGCAGAGGCCTATGGAGTGTATGCATACAGTATAGATGAAAGTTTTGTTAACAACGAGAGTGGGTCAATCACCGTTACAGCTGATGCAGCAGATGGAGATGCCTATGCCTATGGAGTGTATGCAAGCAGTATAGGTAATTTTACGAATAACGGGACTATTAAAGTATCAGCCGTGGGTAATTATTTATATGATGAGTATGATTATTATTATTATTATCCAGGAGTGGCAGGGGTTTTTGTACATGGTGATTCAATAGAAGAGTTTGTTAATACAGGTAAGATAGAAGTAAGCGGTAATGCAACAAGTGGTGATGCCTATGTAGATGGAGTGTTTGTGGAAAGTGGCATAACTAGTTTTAGTAATGAATCGGGTGGTACCATATCGGTAAGGGCTATTTCTAATAGTTGGGCAAGTGCCTATGGAGTTGAGACATGGGATAATATAGGTAATTTTACGAATAGCGGGGATATAACAGTCAGTGCAACAGGTCAGTATGTGTATAATTTCAATGAAGATTATCCAGGAGTGGCAGGGGTTTTTGTATATGGTGGTTCAATAGAAGAGTTTGTTAATACAGGTAAGATAGAAGTAAGCGGTAATGCAACAAGTGGTAATGCCTATGTAGATGGAGTGTTTGTGGAAAATGGTATAGGTAATTTTAGGAATAGCGGAAATATTACGGCATCAGCAAATACAACAGGTGGGAATGCAGAGGCATATGGAGTGAGTGCCGGCAGTATAAATGATAGTTTTGTTAACACCGAGGGTGGGTCAATCACCGTTACAGCCAATGCAACAGATGGGGAGGCCTATGCGTATGGAGTGTGGGCATGGAATAATATAGGTAATTTTACGAATAGCGGGGATATAACAGTCAATGCAAGAGGTGGGAATGCAGAGGCATATGGAGTGTATGCATACAGTATAGGTAACTTTAATAACACAGGTCATATAGAGGTTAATGTAAATAGCAATTATCAGAGCGCAACTATTAATGCAGCTGTCCTTAAAATTTCTGATAGTTCCAATGCAAATATAGTCAATAATGGAACCATGAAGGTTGTTCTTAATCTGCCTTCCAATGCAGATACGACCAATGTCAATGCAGCTGTCTTCTGGATTGAAAATTCCAATGCTACTATCTCTAACTATGGCAATACCTGGGTTGAAAGCAATGTGGCAGGTTCTAATTTGAGAACCCTTTACATTACTAACTCATCTCAGGTTACTTTAAGTGATAAATTTGCCATCACCTTTGGTGCACCTGGTGTTAATCCTGATACAAGACCAATCTATGTTGGGAGTAATTCTACTCTGGATCTCAATAATGCTACACTTATTGCAAGAATGGATAGTAGAAATCTCAAACTTAATGTTCCTTATTATTTAATTCAAAAAGAGGAAAGTGGAAATGTGACCGGGCAATGGGGAGGCCTTGAGAGGGGCTATTCCAATCCATCTATACTGGTCAACTGGTATAATGCCACTTCCCTGGGTGCAGATTCTGCTGTAATCTTTACCTATCAGGCTACACCTCAGCAAGATTTAGCACCGATTGTAGGTTCAGTGGTAGCTAATGATATTGGCACAACCTCTGTTGTTGGTGCTATGCTTATGGATGCATCACCTTTTTTTAACTTCTTTGTTAAGGGAGAAAGACCGGTTATGCTTGCTTCAAGCGCCTTTAGTGATGCTGGCTATGCAAGCCTTGGAGGCTCAATGGCTGGGCAGAAGGGAATTTTCTGGCTCATGCCTCTTTATACAAGAATTGAGGCCAAAGACCTTGGATTCAAAGGCAACTCCTACGGGCTTGCCATGGGGCTTGGTTTAAAGCTCACTCAGGGGGCAGGACTTGAGGTCTTTGGTGGCTACCTTAAGAATGATCTTAACTACACTGTTAGAGTGGCAGATAACCTTGATCAGGACAACTGGTTTGGAGGATTTAACTTTATCTACAATCCAAAACCCTATATCTTCAGGTTATCAGGCCTTGCCTACAAGGCAAACAATGACTACAGCGGAAAGACTGGTCTTAATTATGATTTGAAAGAAACAGCTTCTTTCGACTCTAACGGATACAGAGTTGAGGCTATGGGAGGATATGTTTTTGGTCAAAAGGTAAAGCTTGTGCCTCAGATTGGATTGAGCTATAGTTATCACAAAACGGATAGTTTCTGGACAAAGGTCCCTGACAATCCTTCCCTCAGCAGAAAGCTCAACGCGGATGATTTAGATGTGTGGAAGGTTAAGGGGCTTTTGAGTGTGGTAGGTGAGACAGAAGCAGGAACGGGCCTTGTAAGATACTACCTTGGGGCAAAGGTTGAGCAGGCTATATCTGACAACGATGTTGAGGCCTTAGTGACTGTGGCTGATACTACAACCAAGGTCAAGAGAAGCATTGGTGATACTACCTATGGAGTGAATGTGGGGTTGAATTACATTTACAATAAGAGATGGAATTTTGAGGTCTCTGGTTCGGCAGACTTTAACTCCGACTACAGCTCTTACACTGGAAAGGCGATTTTGAGGTATAGTTTCTAA
- a CDS encoding Spy/CpxP family protein refolding chaperone, translating to MKYSAKVFTILLFSIVCYIFSISVVYGESQPKKEANPQVQPHAQPQVQPQVQRKTVLDFKEELKLTRDQEERIKKIIEGFQKREREISEKMRLLDGEIRKSLEENGEIKEIEKKVKELFQSRAEVVIEEIKAGREIDRVLNAEQREKLRKIRKGEKP from the coding sequence TTGAAATACTCTGCAAAGGTTTTTACAATTCTCCTTTTTTCCATTGTCTGTTATATTTTTAGTATTTCTGTGGTTTATGGAGAATCCCAGCCAAAGAAAGAGGCAAATCCCCAAGTTCAGCCTCATGCTCAGCCTCAGGTTCAGCCACAAGTTCAGAGGAAGACTGTTCTTGATTTCAAGGAGGAGCTCAAGTTAACCCGAGATCAGGAGGAGAGAATTAAGAAGATTATTGAGGGATTTCAGAAGAGGGAGCGGGAGATATCTGAGAAGATGAGGTTGCTTGATGGAGAGATAAGAAAATCGCTTGAGGAAAACGGAGAGATAAAGGAAATAGAAAAGAAAGTCAAAGAGCTTTTTCAGTCAAGGGCAGAAGTGGTGATAGAGGAAATAAAGGCGGGGCGTGAGATAGACAGGGTATTAAATGCTGAGCAGAGAGAAAAGTTGAGAAAAATAAGGAAAGGAGAAAAGCCATAA
- a CDS encoding ribbon-helix-helix domain-containing protein, translating to MSVSLSKEILKGLNEFAKKTGRNKSDIVKESLSLFLWEMKLRDLQKRMGSKAKKLGIVTEEDVFKKIS from the coding sequence ATTTCAGTTAGTTTATCTAAGGAGATTTTAAAGGGACTCAATGAATTTGCAAAAAAGACAGGAAGGAATAAGAGTGATATTGTTAAAGAATCTTTAAGTCTTTTTCTGTGGGAAATGAAACTCAGAGATCTCCAAAAGAGGATGGGTTCAAAGGCAAAAAAACTTGGTATTGTTACAGAAGAAGATGTCTTTAAGAAAATATCGTGA
- a CDS encoding putative toxin-antitoxin system toxin component, PIN family, whose amino-acid sequence MFKDSQEGEVNSSTDIINEAVTDVIQDSLTISGICKDKDDDNIIACAVASNADYIVTGDTELLSVKKYKRIRILSPRDFELLFD is encoded by the coding sequence ATGTTCAAGGATTCTCAGGAGGGCGAGGTAAATTCATCAACAGATATAATCAATGAAGCAGTTACTGACGTAATTCAAGACAGTCTAACTATTTCAGGAATCTGTAAGGATAAAGATGATGACAATATAATTGCCTGTGCAGTGGCAAGCAATGCTGATTATATAGTGACAGGTGATACTGAATTGCTTTCTGTTAAAAAATACAAAAGAATCAGAATTTTATCTCCGAGGGATTTTGAATTGTTATTTGATTGA